ATTCAGAGCATTGAAGTCGAGCGTATTTGAGCTTGTCATGTATTTCAAGCAGGACCTGTAGAAATCTTGGACGTAGTTATCAATGTCAAACAGAAAATTTCCAGTGAATCCAAAGTTAGTTCGTATCTGGTTACCTACACCCATTCCGACAATTGGATAATGTGCCCTAGTTGATGATATGCCGTAAAATGCATCACCCAAGAAAACGCCATTTTTTGTGTAGAAGATGGTTTCCGTGTAATAGTTGATTCCACAACCCATGGTGTCGTTTAGACCAAATGTCGTTCCATACTTCGTGTGAATCGAGTTAGATAAGTTCAATATTTGACCTTCTTTGCCGTTGTAACCGTAGGTTCCGTTCTCAAACCCAGGAGCGTTACTGATGTTGGCTGAGCTAGAATCCTCTCCGTATTGAAGATATCCAAGTGAAATATCAGCCTCTCTTAGACCCACCAGAATCTCGATTTCGTAATAATAAATGCCACAGTCTACAGGAACAGACATATCGGCTCTTGTAGCTGATCTCCCATTATTACTTGTAGCTGAATGAGCCCTTGGGTTCTCAATTGGATCAAAATTGGTAGACAGATTAAGCCCATTCTCACTCTCCGTGAACGTACTCGTGCCAGGTATGTTCCAGGTTGTGGGTAACATTGCTACAGAGTCTTTTTTGTACATTAGTTCTTCATAAACCATTTTCTCCATTGGTGAATCAATTTCATTTATTAGttcttcatcgtcatttGCGTTACTAGTTCCGTTTGCGGAGCTTGAGTCTGTGTTACTTAAAGGAGGGTTTCCGGCAACCTGTTGCCTCTCTTGGAATAAATTTACTAGATGTGACGTATAATCTTCATTCTGCATGAGCTGACTGGGGTTGTTCCCCAGGATGCCAAACTTGGCCAAGTTTTGCGTGAACTGCTGAGttctttcaattccatTGTCGGATTCAGTGATTGAGGTTGACTTTTGAAGCAGctcttttcctttcttaAGCTTTCTAAGGTAAGAAGGAACACAAAATCTCTTGGATTCCCTGTCGTTCCCCAAAGACATACTTATTGAAAGTCTAAAGGACGTGAAAAAGCGAA
This window of the Komagataella phaffii GS115 chromosome 2, complete sequence genome carries:
- a CDS encoding Protein involved in proteasome-dependent catabolite degradation of fructose-1,6-bisphosphatase, with product MSLGNDRESKRFCVPSYLRKLKKGKELLQKSTSITESDNGIERTQQFTQNLAKFGILGNNPSQLMQNEDYTSHLVNLFQERQQVAGNPPLSNTDSSSANGTSNANDDEELINEIDSPMEKMVYEELMYKKDSVAMLPTTWNIPGTSTFTESENGLNLSTNFDPIENPRAHSATSNNGRSATRADMSVPVDCGIYYYEIEILVGLREADISLGYLQYGEDSSSANISNAPGFENGTYGYNGKEGQILNLSNSIHTKYGTTFGLNDTMGCGINYYTETIFYTKNGVFLGDAFYGISSTRAHYPIVGMGVGNQIRTNFGFTGNFLFDIDNYVQDFYRSCLKYMTSSNTLDFNALNCDLQELKIPAVLSKDPSYCLNKLIHSHFERNGWQDCVDDLREDTSLEFEQSNTAYPKIGARGKIKSLIESGEIDEAIANIKQHFPQLVSSVSLSFNLMLLKLINLVKKDNVNGIIAYSKELFSKFDTIPQFDRRIKNVLTLIAFKDPMDSNYSCLLDPIENYKVSELFNRLAIASVSNNQVNPKEPFNEIRLKALEKLNKLDNHTRILGDKDEFFDF